CGGTGCTGGAGCGATCGTGGCTGCATTTGGGCATTTATTATCCGCAATTTTAGGGGGCTTTCCATTAGGACCAAGCCATTTTTTTATTGCAGTCGAAATGGCTGTGCTAGTTTGGCTGTTTGGAATCCTGTATAAAAAGGGCAAGAAAGCATCAGCTATTGTGTTTTTTATCATTGGGAATGCAATTGTTGCACCCTTACCATTTATTTTTTTAATGAGTAAAGAATTCTATTTAGCAATCGTCCCTTCATTGCTAATCGGTTCAATCATAAATACAGTAATCGCTTTCGTTGCTATTCCACGTCTTTCTTCCTTGGTTACATATGGAGGAGAGAGAAAGGCAAAAAGATGAGGGATATTATAACGATTCCCTTTAATGGTGAGGTATCTCTCATTCTCTCTTGTGATAATAGCGGAGCGATTGGGATGAAAGCGCAGGATACCGTTCATGTACCATACGAAACTGTTGCCTACTATTCGTTAAGAGTTGCGGTCATGGAATGTATCGCAGCGGGTGGAAAGCCTATTTCCATAGTGCTCCACAACTTTTGTGGAAATGGACCATGGGAAGAGCTTTTAAGAGGCATCAAAAAAGGGTTATTAGAACTTGGTTTGAAGGATGTTCCCATAACGGGGAGTACGGAAAGTAATTTTCCTTTACTGCAATCTGCCGTTGGATTAATTGTACTTGGCATAAAGCCAAATGGAAAAATAACGGATTTCATGTTCTCTGATAAATTGAAATTTGCCGTAATAGGGTCACCTTTAGTTGGTAATGAAGTATTGGACCAAAGTGATGATATTGTACCTCTTTCAATTTTTCAAGAGATAAATAAAGCGAATGACGTGATGATTTTGCCTGTTGGCTCAAAAGGAATCTTATTTGAGTTGAATCAAATGTTTGCAAATGAAAAATTTACGCGGGATATGGTTATCACAAACTTGGATATTTTAAAATCATCAGGTCCATCAACATGTTTTATCGCCGTTTATCATACTGAACAAGAAGAAGAACTAATAAGGATTGCAGGGGGCTTTTTCCATTCCATTCAAATAGAAAGAAAATAAATAATAAGTGTCAAACTTGGAAAGTACCAAAATAAAGAATAGCACGCCATGATGGCGTGCTATTCTCCTATACTTTTCGCTTTTTCAACTAAAGAATCGATTCCTTTTCCGATGGTATAAAACACCTTATCCAAGCTTTTTTTCCACTCTGGTGCTTTTTCTTTTATCGTAGACCCGATTTTTTTTGCATTTTCATTCAATTCTTTGCCAATTTCCTTCGCCTGTTCATTAATGCTTTTCTTTGTTGCTTCCTCACCTGCAAGCTGGGCATTAATTGAAGTTACTTCAAAATTTTCTTTTGGGAGATATGGCAAGGACTCCTTCATAATTTCTTTAAAAAGCGGTACCACATTAGCTGAACTTGAGCTAGGCAGGTAATGCTCTCGGTCAGTTTGGTCATAGCCAATCCAAATAGCACCGA
The DNA window shown above is from Neobacillus sp. WH10 and carries:
- a CDS encoding ATP-binding protein; the encoded protein is MRDIITIPFNGEVSLILSCDNSGAIGMKAQDTVHVPYETVAYYSLRVAVMECIAAGGKPISIVLHNFCGNGPWEELLRGIKKGLLELGLKDVPITGSTESNFPLLQSAVGLIVLGIKPNGKITDFMFSDKLKFAVIGSPLVGNEVLDQSDDIVPLSIFQEINKANDVMILPVGSKGILFELNQMFANEKFTRDMVITNLDILKSSGPSTCFIAVYHTEQEEELIRIAGGFFHSIQIERK
- a CDS encoding ECF transporter S component, whose translation is MISKMKMQMVSWLAMFTALSAVGAAIKIPAVVGSVALDVFPSLLAAALLGSGAGAIVAAFGHLLSAILGGFPLGPSHFFIAVEMAVLVWLFGILYKKGKKASAIVFFIIGNAIVAPLPFIFLMSKEFYLAIVPSLLIGSIINTVIAFVAIPRLSSLVTYGGERKAKR